From a region of the Deinococcus metallilatus genome:
- a CDS encoding class II fructose-bisphosphate aldolase yields MPYVTDARPLIQAAYREGSALPAFNVCSLEMARGCVLAAQELNRPILLQTYPADIEQASPHVFAQMTRALADEVSVPVGLHLDHGRDFAQVVACLRAGYSSVMFDGQGLPFGEVLVQTRHLAEIAHAAGASLEVSAESFGVPGAEDNVLETTDPRHAAQVREAGADMVACAVGSEHGHESRLDLALLRSVADAVNGPLVLHGGSGIQPDDLRAALTCGVVKVNVGSALYRAVLGAWREAGAGTSHRQGSTRVRGAVREVARTYIERLSPQPGPQTLIQELQP; encoded by the coding sequence ATGCCCTACGTCACCGACGCTCGCCCGCTGATTCAGGCCGCCTACCGGGAAGGTTCCGCCCTGCCCGCCTTCAACGTCTGCTCGCTGGAAATGGCGCGGGGCTGCGTGCTGGCCGCCCAGGAACTGAACCGCCCCATCCTGCTGCAAACCTACCCCGCCGATATCGAGCAGGCCAGCCCCCACGTCTTTGCGCAGATGACCCGCGCCCTGGCGGACGAGGTGAGCGTGCCGGTGGGCCTGCACCTCGACCACGGGCGGGACTTCGCCCAGGTCGTCGCCTGCCTGCGCGCCGGGTACTCCAGCGTGATGTTCGACGGCCAGGGCCTCCCCTTCGGGGAAGTGCTGGTCCAGACCCGCCATCTGGCCGAGATCGCCCACGCCGCCGGGGCCAGCCTGGAAGTCAGCGCCGAGAGCTTCGGCGTGCCGGGGGCCGAGGACAACGTGCTGGAAACCACCGATCCCCGCCACGCGGCCCAGGTGCGGGAGGCGGGCGCGGATATGGTGGCCTGCGCGGTCGGGAGCGAACACGGCCATGAGAGCCGTCTGGACCTGGCGTTGCTGCGCTCGGTGGCAGATGCAGTGAATGGACCGCTCGTGCTCCACGGTGGGAGCGGCATCCAGCCGGACGACCTGCGGGCGGCCCTCACCTGCGGCGTGGTGAAGGTCAACGTGGGGAGCGCCCTCTACCGCGCCGTGCTGGGCGCCTGGCGGGAAGCGGGCGCGGGCACGTCCCACCGCCAGGGCAGCACGCGGGTACGGGGGGCCGTGCGGGAGGTCGCCCGGACATACATCGAACGGCTGTCCCCCCAGCCCGGTCCCCAGACACTCATTCAGGAGCTTCAACCATGA
- the iolC gene encoding 5-dehydro-2-deoxygluconokinase, producing MTDTRPSLITIGRSSIDLYSQDIGKPLPEVRTIGAYLGGSPLNIAVGAARLGVDAALVTAVGDDQVGDFILAGLEREGVRTAYIPRKPGARTSAVILAVQPPDRFPITFYRDNAADIQLSIDDIQAVPIEEARALVVNGTALSKEPGRSATLSACERAHAAGVPVYLDLDFRANQWHDVRAFGLNIRALLPNVDVVIGTEEEINAAMLTDPADITIRHDQMTAPEIRGDVAANTAALLARVSTVVVKEGERGCTVHRAGEEPLSVPGFPVEVLSVLGAGDAFAAGLITGRLRGWDWFRSARLGNACGAIVVTRIGCADFTPTQAEVDTFVEEKGGWACPTSPTLAR from the coding sequence ATGACCGACACTAGACCTTCCCTCATCACCATCGGGCGCAGTTCCATCGATCTCTACTCTCAGGACATCGGCAAGCCGCTGCCGGAGGTGCGGACCATCGGGGCCTATCTGGGCGGCAGTCCCCTCAACATCGCCGTGGGCGCGGCCCGGCTGGGCGTGGACGCCGCCCTCGTGACTGCCGTGGGCGACGATCAGGTGGGCGACTTCATCCTGGCGGGCCTGGAACGCGAGGGCGTCCGCACCGCCTACATCCCCCGCAAGCCGGGCGCGCGCACCAGCGCGGTGATCCTGGCCGTCCAGCCTCCCGACCGCTTCCCCATCACCTTCTACCGCGACAACGCGGCGGACATTCAACTGAGCATCGACGACATCCAGGCCGTGCCCATCGAGGAGGCCCGCGCCCTGGTGGTGAACGGGACCGCGCTCTCCAAAGAGCCGGGGCGCAGCGCCACCCTCTCCGCCTGCGAGCGTGCCCACGCGGCGGGTGTGCCCGTGTACCTCGACCTGGACTTCCGCGCGAACCAGTGGCATGACGTGCGCGCCTTCGGGCTGAACATCCGCGCGCTGCTGCCGAACGTGGACGTGGTGATCGGCACCGAGGAGGAGATCAACGCGGCGATGCTCACCGACCCCGCCGACATCACCATCCGCCATGACCAGATGACGGCCCCCGAGATTCGTGGAGACGTGGCCGCGAACACTGCCGCGCTGCTGGCCCGCGTGTCCACCGTGGTCGTGAAGGAAGGCGAGCGCGGCTGCACTGTCCACCGGGCGGGGGAGGAGCCGCTCAGCGTCCCCGGCTTTCCGGTCGAGGTGCTCAGCGTGCTGGGGGCCGGGGACGCCTTCGCCGCCGGGTTGATCACCGGGCGTCTGCGCGGCTGGGACTGGTTCCGCAGCGCCCGCCTGGGGAACGCCTGCGGGGCCATCGTGGTGACCCGTATCGGCTGCGCCGACTTCACGCCGACCCAGGCCGAGGTGGACACCTTCGTGGAGGAGAAAGGAGGGTGGGCATGCCCTACGTCACCGACGCTCGCCCGCTGA
- a CDS encoding CoA-acylating methylmalonate-semialdehyde dehydrogenase — protein MTQTQTRLQNFVGGHWEPSRAAEVQPVINPATAQTLADVPLTTAQEVDRAVQAAEAAFHEWREVAVGDRIQPLFKLKALIEEHIEDLARTITDECGKTRAESIGEIRRGIENIEVATGIPMLMQGYNNENIASGIDEHMFRQPLGVVAAITPFNFPAMIPLWFLPYAVATGNAFLLKPSERVPLTTEKLFRLIEQAGFPAGVLSLVNGGKDVVNALLDHPQVRAISFVGSTPVARSIYERGAKNGKRVQAQGGAKNPAVILPDADMEMAATILADSAFGCAGQRCLATSVAITVGGGRKAFTDLMVDLAQSRRVGYGFDEGVQMGPVINEQSKERVEGLIEKGVQEGARAIVDGRQAKVPGYEQGYFVGPTLLENVPPQGEIARTEIFGPVLSLMHAANVDEAIRLVNERAFGNQASLFTGSGAAARKFRHEVRAGNIGINIGVAAPIAYFPFSGWGDSFFGDLHAQGRHGVEFYTETKVVVERWPREWSRTF, from the coding sequence ATGACCCAGACGCAGACCCGGCTCCAGAACTTCGTGGGCGGCCACTGGGAACCCTCGCGGGCCGCAGAAGTACAGCCCGTGATCAACCCCGCCACCGCCCAGACCCTCGCGGACGTGCCGCTCACCACCGCGCAGGAGGTGGACCGCGCCGTTCAGGCCGCCGAGGCCGCCTTCCACGAGTGGCGCGAGGTGGCGGTCGGGGACCGCATCCAGCCCCTCTTCAAGCTCAAGGCGCTGATCGAGGAGCACATCGAGGACCTGGCCCGCACCATCACCGACGAGTGCGGCAAGACCCGGGCCGAGAGCATCGGCGAGATCCGGCGCGGCATCGAGAACATCGAGGTCGCCACCGGCATCCCGATGCTGATGCAGGGCTACAACAACGAGAACATCGCCAGCGGCATCGACGAACACATGTTCCGCCAGCCGCTGGGCGTGGTCGCCGCCATCACGCCCTTCAATTTCCCGGCGATGATCCCGCTGTGGTTCCTGCCGTACGCGGTCGCCACCGGGAACGCCTTTCTCCTCAAGCCTTCCGAACGGGTGCCGCTGACCACCGAGAAACTGTTCCGGCTGATCGAGCAGGCGGGCTTCCCGGCGGGCGTGTTGTCTCTGGTGAACGGCGGCAAGGACGTGGTGAACGCGCTGCTGGACCACCCGCAGGTTCGTGCCATCAGCTTTGTCGGCTCCACCCCCGTCGCCCGTTCTATCTATGAGCGCGGCGCGAAGAACGGCAAGCGGGTGCAGGCCCAGGGCGGCGCGAAGAACCCGGCGGTGATCCTCCCCGACGCCGACATGGAGATGGCCGCGACCATCCTGGCCGACAGCGCCTTCGGCTGCGCGGGGCAGCGGTGCCTGGCGACCAGTGTGGCGATCACGGTGGGGGGCGGCCGGAAGGCGTTCACCGACCTGATGGTGGACCTCGCGCAGAGCCGCCGGGTGGGCTACGGCTTCGACGAGGGCGTGCAGATGGGGCCAGTGATCAATGAGCAGAGCAAGGAGCGGGTGGAAGGGCTGATCGAAAAGGGCGTGCAGGAGGGCGCGCGGGCCATCGTGGACGGGCGGCAGGCGAAGGTGCCCGGTTACGAACAGGGGTACTTCGTGGGGCCGACGCTGCTGGAGAACGTGCCGCCGCAGGGGGAAATCGCCCGCACGGAAATCTTCGGCCCGGTGCTGAGCCTGATGCACGCCGCAAACGTGGACGAGGCCATCCGCTTGGTGAACGAGCGGGCCTTCGGCAACCAGGCCAGCCTCTTTACCGGCAGCGGCGCGGCGGCCCGCAAGTTCCGCCACGAGGTCCGCGCGGGGAATATCGGCATCAATATCGGCGTGGCCGCGCCCATCGCCTACTTCCCCTTCTCGGGCTGGGGCGATTCCTTCTTCGGGGACCTGCACGCGCAGGGGCGGCACGGCGTGGAGTTCTACACCGAGACGAAGGTGGTCGTCGAACGCTGGCCGCGCGAGTGGAGCCGCACGTTCTGA
- a CDS encoding TIM barrel protein codes for MTSTIRFGNAPCSWGTIEGFGEGVPQARMLDELVEAGYQGTELGDWGYLPTDREELRAALRERNLTMLGAYEGVFLRDEAAHADGEARVLRVARQLAAVSDLGDPDWQPLVVLADEHSRDPRRLQNAGRIHPELALDERGWETFTAGAERIARAVKAETGLRTVFHHHCGGYIETPDEIATFLKRTAPDLVGLVFDTGHYLYGSGGSDPQTVLEGLARFRDRIWYVHFKDMSAEVAARARQAGLTYQQAVGAGVFCELGRGVVPFPAVLDALRQSGYHGWITVEQDVLPGMGEPFASARANREYLRSLELTTSRP; via the coding sequence GTGACTTCGACCATTCGATTTGGCAACGCGCCCTGCTCCTGGGGCACCATCGAGGGGTTTGGCGAGGGCGTCCCGCAGGCGCGGATGCTCGACGAACTGGTGGAGGCCGGGTACCAGGGCACCGAACTGGGCGACTGGGGCTACCTGCCCACCGACCGGGAAGAACTCCGCGCCGCGCTGCGTGAACGGAACCTCACGATGCTGGGGGCCTACGAGGGCGTGTTCCTGCGGGACGAGGCGGCCCACGCGGACGGCGAGGCCCGCGTCCTGCGGGTGGCCCGGCAACTCGCCGCCGTCTCCGACCTGGGCGACCCGGACTGGCAACCGCTGGTCGTGCTGGCCGATGAGCACAGCCGCGACCCCCGGCGGTTGCAGAACGCGGGCCGCATCCACCCAGAACTGGCGCTGGACGAGCGCGGATGGGAGACGTTCACGGCGGGAGCAGAACGCATCGCGCGGGCGGTGAAGGCCGAGACGGGCCTGCGGACGGTCTTCCACCACCACTGCGGCGGGTATATCGAAACCCCGGACGAGATCGCAACCTTCCTGAAGCGCACGGCCCCGGACCTGGTGGGCCTGGTGTTCGACACCGGTCATTACCTCTACGGCAGCGGCGGCAGCGACCCGCAGACCGTGCTGGAAGGCCTCGCCCGCTTCCGGGACCGCATCTGGTACGTGCACTTCAAGGACATGAGCGCCGAGGTGGCCGCCCGTGCCCGGCAGGCGGGCCTCACCTACCAGCAGGCGGTGGGGGCGGGGGTGTTTTGCGAACTCGGGCGCGGCGTGGTGCCGTTTCCTGCCGTCCTCGACGCGCTGCGCCAGAGCGGCTATCACGGCTGGATCACCGTCGAGCAGGATGTCCTGCCCGGCATGGGTGAACCGTTCGCCAGCGCCCGCGCCAACCGCGAGTACCTCCGTTCGCTGGAACTGACCACCAGCCGCCCTTGA
- the iolD gene encoding 3D-(3,5/4)-trihydroxycyclohexane-1,2-dione acylhydrolase (decyclizing) — protein sequence MNKERDTQRLTVAQATLKFLAAQYSERDGQRQRLIPGVWGIFGHGNVAGLGQALEEYGDELGLPTYRPQNEQGMVHVAAAYARHRNRLATFACTASVGPGSTNMITGAALATVNRLPVLLLPSDIFANRIPDPVLQQVEHSIEHDLSANDCFRPVSRFYTRISRPEQLLSALPEAMRVLTDPAETGAVVVSLPEDVQAEAYDWPASFFDKRVWHVRRPPPEQVLIEQAAELIRRAERPLIVCGGGVIYSGAEEALSRLADELNLPVCESQAGKGALPWNHPLNVGPIGSIGGLAANRLAREADLVIAVGTRLGDFVTASKTAFQQPDVQVIGINVVPMDAAKLGALSVVADAREALRALHGALRGWRAPQAYRDEVSELKTEWNAAVDAARADTGSTPPAQGAVIGAVNDVLGGHATVVCAAGSMPGDLVRLWRAEDPGAYHVEYGFSCMGYEIPAGLGIQLAEPGRRVVVMIGDGSYLMMNSELVTAVAENVNLTVVLVDNRAFMSIRGLQMECGSPSFNNELRHRNPATGRTDGPVVQLDFVKHAQGLGASAMRAETLDELRAALNDAGAQGGVHVIVVPVNLRERVPGFESWWDVPIAEVSGQAGVRQTREHYEEKVADQVRYFAPTTVKENV from the coding sequence GTGAACAAGGAACGTGACACCCAGCGCCTGACCGTGGCCCAGGCCACCCTGAAGTTCCTCGCCGCGCAGTATTCAGAACGGGACGGGCAGCGGCAGCGGCTGATTCCCGGCGTCTGGGGCATCTTTGGGCATGGCAACGTCGCCGGGCTGGGCCAGGCGCTCGAAGAGTACGGGGACGAACTGGGCCTGCCCACCTATCGCCCCCAGAACGAGCAGGGCATGGTGCATGTGGCCGCCGCCTACGCCCGCCACAGGAACCGCCTGGCGACCTTCGCCTGCACCGCCAGCGTCGGCCCCGGCAGCACGAACATGATCACCGGGGCGGCCCTGGCGACGGTCAACCGCCTGCCGGTGCTGCTGCTGCCCAGCGACATCTTCGCCAACCGCATTCCCGACCCGGTGTTGCAACAGGTCGAACACTCCATTGAACACGACCTGTCCGCGAATGATTGCTTCCGCCCGGTGAGCCGCTTCTATACCCGGATTTCGCGCCCTGAACAGCTTCTTTCGGCGCTGCCGGAAGCGATGCGCGTGCTGACCGACCCCGCCGAAACCGGCGCGGTGGTCGTCAGCCTGCCGGAAGACGTGCAGGCCGAGGCGTACGACTGGCCCGCGAGCTTCTTCGACAAGCGCGTCTGGCATGTGCGCCGCCCCCCACCCGAACAGGTCTTGATCGAGCAGGCGGCGGAGCTGATCCGCCGGGCCGAGCGACCATTGATCGTGTGCGGCGGGGGCGTGATCTACAGCGGCGCGGAGGAGGCGCTGTCCCGGCTTGCGGACGAGTTGAACCTGCCTGTCTGCGAATCCCAGGCGGGGAAGGGGGCCCTGCCCTGGAACCATCCCCTCAATGTCGGCCCTATCGGCTCTATCGGAGGCCTCGCCGCCAACCGCCTGGCGCGGGAGGCTGACCTGGTGATCGCGGTCGGGACGCGGCTGGGGGACTTCGTGACCGCCAGCAAGACGGCCTTCCAGCAGCCGGACGTGCAGGTGATCGGGATCAACGTCGTTCCGATGGACGCGGCCAAACTCGGTGCCCTCAGCGTCGTCGCGGACGCGCGGGAAGCCCTGCGCGCCCTGCACGGGGCCCTGCGTGGCTGGCGTGCGCCGCAGGCCTACCGGGACGAGGTTTCCGAGCTGAAAACCGAATGGAACGCCGCCGTGGACGCGGCGCGTGCCGACACCGGCAGCACGCCGCCTGCCCAGGGGGCGGTGATCGGCGCGGTGAATGACGTTCTCGGGGGCCACGCCACGGTCGTCTGTGCCGCAGGCAGTATGCCCGGCGACCTCGTGCGGCTGTGGCGAGCCGAGGACCCGGGGGCGTACCACGTCGAGTACGGCTTCTCCTGCATGGGCTACGAGATTCCCGCCGGGCTGGGCATCCAGCTGGCCGAACCGGGCCGCCGCGTGGTGGTGATGATCGGGGACGGCAGCTACCTGATGATGAACAGCGAACTGGTTACGGCCGTCGCGGAGAACGTGAATCTGACGGTGGTGCTGGTGGACAACCGCGCCTTCATGAGCATTCGCGGCCTCCAGATGGAATGCGGTAGCCCCAGCTTCAACAACGAGTTGCGCCACCGCAACCCGGCGACCGGCCGCACCGATGGTCCAGTCGTTCAGCTCGACTTCGTGAAACACGCGCAAGGCCTGGGGGCGTCCGCCATGCGGGCGGAGACGCTGGACGAGCTGCGCGCGGCCCTGAATGATGCCGGGGCACAGGGGGGCGTCCACGTGATCGTCGTCCCGGTCAACCTGCGCGAGCGCGTGCCCGGCTTCGAGAGCTGGTGGGACGTGCCCATCGCGGAAGTGTCGGGGCAGGCCGGGGTCCGGCAGACCCGCGAACACTACGAGGAGAAAGTAGCGGACCAGGTGCGTTACTTCGCGCCGACCACCGTCAAGGAGAACGTGTGA
- a CDS encoding Gfo/Idh/MocA family protein, producing the protein MMPPQQDLPCAMIGAGRMGQAHAGVLRTLSGVRVTWVMDVSEENARRVAGQLGAQYSTSLDEVLAQPDVSAVIISTPAPTHADVIERAAKAGKAIFTEKPLAQNLADGVRAVQAVEAAGVPAQVAFQRRYDPAYVQAKQMIDAGELGRLEGFRAVGRDPEPPPMEYLVTAGGLLVDMGGHDLDLARFLVGEVEEVRAIGGALVNPELAQYGEHDTAVALLKFENGALGTLEVGLRTSYGYDIRTEVLGEKGRLHIERDRRPDLTVYDARGANHDRPRHFTERFPEAYAAEITAFAQGVLSGLPLTPTPRDALLSLRLGLAAQHALNTGETVRVADFGREELAKLPPAPAEIPAGGGR; encoded by the coding sequence ATGATGCCCCCACAGCAAGACCTCCCCTGCGCCATGATCGGCGCGGGCCGGATGGGTCAGGCCCATGCGGGGGTCCTCCGCACCCTGTCCGGCGTCCGCGTCACCTGGGTGATGGACGTGAGCGAGGAGAACGCCCGCCGGGTGGCCGGGCAACTGGGCGCGCAGTACAGCACGTCGCTGGACGAGGTCCTGGCCCAGCCGGACGTGTCGGCGGTCATCATCAGCACCCCGGCCCCCACCCACGCGGACGTGATCGAGCGCGCGGCGAAAGCCGGAAAAGCCATCTTCACCGAGAAACCGCTGGCGCAGAATCTCGCGGACGGGGTGCGGGCGGTGCAGGCGGTGGAGGCTGCCGGAGTCCCCGCGCAGGTCGCCTTCCAGCGCCGCTACGACCCGGCGTATGTGCAGGCCAAGCAGATGATCGACGCCGGGGAACTGGGGCGGTTGGAGGGGTTCCGCGCGGTGGGGCGTGACCCCGAACCCCCACCCATGGAGTACCTCGTGACGGCGGGCGGCCTGCTCGTGGACATGGGCGGGCACGACCTCGACCTCGCGCGCTTCCTGGTCGGGGAGGTGGAGGAGGTGCGGGCCATCGGCGGGGCGCTGGTGAACCCCGAACTCGCCCAGTACGGCGAACACGACACGGCGGTCGCCCTGCTGAAGTTCGAGAACGGCGCGCTGGGGACGCTGGAGGTCGGCCTGCGGACCAGCTACGGCTACGACATCCGCACCGAGGTGCTGGGGGAGAAGGGAAGGCTGCATATCGAGCGGGACCGGCGGCCTGACCTCACGGTGTACGACGCTCGCGGGGCGAACCATGACCGGCCCCGGCATTTCACTGAGCGGTTTCCGGAAGCGTATGCGGCGGAGATCACGGCCTTCGCGCAGGGTGTTCTGAGCGGCCTCCCCCTCACGCCCACCCCCCGCGACGCCCTGCTCTCGCTGCGCCTGGGTCTGGCCGCGCAGCACGCGCTGAACACCGGGGAAACCGTGCGGGTGGCGGACTTCGGGCGGGAGGAACTGGCGAAGCTGCCCCCCGCCCCGGCGGAAATCCCGGCAGGAGGTGGACGGTGA
- a CDS encoding ATP-binding cassette domain-containing protein, translating to MSAVGRQGIPLIELDHVDKTFGPVVALRDISLGVYPGEVHCLLGDNGAGKSTLIKTLSGVHQPSRGELRIEGRKVVFESPRDAINAGVATVYQDLAMLPLMSIARNFFLGREITRQVGPFKVFDMDTASRITREELHKIGIDLRDPDQAIGTLSGGERQSVAIARAIYFGAKVLILDEPTSALGVKEAAVVLKYVLQARARHLGVIFITHNVHHAWAVGDTFTVLNRGQSYGTFAKEATNREALLSMMAGGEALEELSVELGEIAHTDRTAAARSEAAAARALHEGAVHPGGHG from the coding sequence ATGTCTGCTGTAGGCCGTCAGGGCATCCCCCTGATCGAACTCGACCACGTGGACAAGACCTTCGGCCCGGTGGTGGCGCTGCGGGACATCTCCCTGGGGGTGTATCCCGGCGAGGTCCACTGCCTGCTGGGGGACAACGGGGCCGGAAAGTCCACCCTGATCAAGACGCTTTCCGGTGTGCACCAGCCGAGCAGGGGAGAGCTGCGGATCGAGGGGAGAAAGGTCGTCTTCGAGAGTCCGCGCGACGCCATCAACGCCGGGGTGGCGACGGTGTATCAGGACCTCGCCATGCTCCCTTTGATGAGCATCGCCCGCAACTTCTTCCTGGGACGCGAGATCACGCGGCAGGTCGGGCCGTTTAAGGTCTTCGACATGGACACGGCCAGCCGCATCACCCGCGAGGAACTGCACAAGATCGGCATCGACCTGCGCGACCCGGACCAGGCCATCGGGACGCTCTCGGGCGGGGAGCGGCAGTCGGTCGCCATCGCCCGCGCGATCTACTTCGGCGCGAAGGTGCTGATCCTCGACGAGCCGACCTCGGCCCTGGGCGTGAAGGAAGCGGCGGTCGTGCTGAAATATGTCCTTCAGGCGCGTGCCCGCCACCTGGGCGTGATCTTCATCACCCACAATGTCCACCACGCCTGGGCGGTCGGGGACACCTTCACGGTGCTGAACCGGGGCCAGAGTTACGGCACCTTTGCCAAGGAGGCCACGAACCGTGAGGCCCTGCTGTCGATGATGGCGGGCGGCGAGGCGCTGGAGGAACTGTCGGTGGAACTGGGCGAGATCGCCCACACCGACCGGACGGCGGCGGCCCGGAGCGAGGCGGCTGCCGCCCGCGCGCTGCATGAAGGCGCTGTCCACCCCGGAGGACACGGATGA
- a CDS encoding ABC transporter permease, which produces MSMTLRDERLRKVSLWRRLLVRPEFGSLAGLLVVFGVFSLFAGSQGFLSVAGTVNYLEVAAQLGIIAVAAALLMIGGEFDLSIGSMIGLTGMIVGLSTAQYGLPLWAGILLAFVVAGLLGALNGWVVLKTGLPSFIITLASLFILRGLTVGVTLLLTNNTRVSGVEASGLSAALFQSTPLGLPVSVWWWLGLGLVMSFVLLRTRFGNWIFAAGGDPHAARNVGVPVGRVKITLFVLTALSAALLATIQVLNTGSADVLRGTGKELEAIASAVIGGCLLTGGYGSVIGAMLGALMLGMVQQGLFFTGIDTNWFQVFVGGLLLAAVVLNNFLRKKAIGR; this is translated from the coding sequence ATGTCGATGACACTCCGAGATGAAAGGCTCCGCAAAGTCAGCCTGTGGCGCCGTCTCCTCGTCCGGCCCGAGTTCGGCTCGCTGGCGGGCCTGCTGGTGGTGTTCGGCGTCTTCAGCCTCTTCGCGGGAAGTCAGGGGTTCCTGTCGGTCGCCGGGACCGTGAACTACCTGGAGGTGGCCGCGCAACTGGGGATCATCGCCGTCGCGGCGGCCCTGCTGATGATCGGGGGGGAATTCGACCTCTCCATCGGCAGTATGATCGGGCTGACCGGCATGATCGTCGGCCTCAGCACCGCGCAGTACGGCCTCCCGCTGTGGGCGGGCATCCTGCTGGCCTTCGTGGTCGCCGGGCTGCTCGGCGCGCTGAACGGCTGGGTCGTCCTCAAGACCGGCCTGCCGTCCTTCATCATCACGCTGGCGTCCCTCTTCATCCTGCGCGGTCTGACGGTCGGCGTGACGCTGCTGCTCACCAACAACACGCGCGTGTCCGGGGTGGAAGCCAGCGGCCTCAGCGCGGCCCTCTTTCAGAGCACGCCGCTGGGCCTGCCCGTCAGCGTGTGGTGGTGGCTGGGCCTGGGGCTGGTGATGAGCTTCGTCCTGCTGCGGACGCGCTTCGGCAACTGGATTTTCGCGGCGGGCGGCGATCCCCATGCCGCGCGGAACGTGGGGGTGCCGGTGGGCCGCGTCAAGATCACGCTGTTCGTGCTGACGGCCCTTTCTGCCGCGCTGCTCGCCACCATCCAGGTGCTGAACACCGGCTCGGCGGACGTGCTGCGCGGCACCGGCAAGGAGCTGGAGGCCATCGCCTCGGCCGTGATCGGCGGCTGCCTGCTGACCGGCGGGTACGGCAGCGTGATCGGCGCGATGCTGGGCGCGCTGATGCTGGGCATGGTGCAGCAGGGCCTCTTTTTCACCGGCATCGACACCAACTGGTTCCAAGTGTTCGTGGGCGGCCTGCTGCTGGCCGCCGTGGTCCTGAACAACTTCCTGCGCAAGAAAGCGATTGGCCGCTGA
- a CDS encoding sugar ABC transporter substrate-binding protein: MKKIAALTLMALASAALAQNVRIVVVTHGQASDPFWSVVKNGVDQAARDMNAKVEYRSPQTFDMVQMSQLINAAVASKPDGIVVSIPDAAALSKAITAATKAGIPVVSINSGADVFKKLGVLMHVGQEEFAAGRGAGARMKALGVKNPICLNHEVGNAGLDQRCAGFSEGFGKKVPVVAVKNDFTEVRNAVANYLQRNPTVDGVMALGPVGAEPALQAVNSSKRDVKLATFDLSSAVLNALRDGKMAFAVDQQQYLQGYLPVVFLANYKRYGLLPANDVIATGPGFVTSQNAAQVIDLTKRGIR; encoded by the coding sequence ATGAAAAAAATTGCTGCCCTGACCCTGATGGCTCTTGCCTCCGCCGCCCTCGCTCAGAATGTCCGGATCGTCGTGGTCACGCACGGGCAGGCCTCCGACCCGTTCTGGTCGGTGGTGAAAAACGGCGTGGATCAGGCGGCCAGGGACATGAACGCCAAGGTCGAGTACCGCTCGCCGCAGACTTTCGACATGGTGCAGATGAGCCAACTGATCAACGCGGCCGTGGCGAGCAAGCCGGACGGCATCGTGGTGTCGATCCCCGACGCGGCGGCCCTCAGCAAGGCCATCACGGCGGCGACCAAAGCCGGAATTCCGGTCGTGAGCATCAACTCGGGGGCGGACGTGTTCAAGAAGCTCGGCGTGCTGATGCACGTCGGCCAGGAAGAATTCGCGGCGGGGCGGGGGGCAGGCGCGCGGATGAAGGCCCTCGGCGTCAAGAACCCCATCTGCCTGAACCACGAGGTCGGGAACGCCGGGCTGGACCAGCGCTGCGCGGGCTTCTCGGAGGGCTTCGGCAAGAAGGTGCCGGTGGTGGCCGTCAAGAACGACTTCACGGAAGTGCGCAACGCCGTGGCGAACTACCTGCAACGCAATCCCACGGTGGACGGCGTGATGGCCCTCGGCCCGGTCGGGGCGGAACCGGCCCTGCAAGCGGTCAATTCCAGCAAGCGCGACGTCAAGCTGGCGACCTTCGACCTGAGTTCGGCGGTGCTGAACGCCCTGCGCGACGGCAAGATGGCCTTCGCGGTGGACCAGCAGCAGTACCTCCAGGGCTACCTGCCGGTCGTGTTCCTGGCGAACTACAAACGCTACGGCCTGCTACCCGCCAACGACGTGATCGCCACCGGCCCCGGCTTCGTGACGTCCCAGAACGCGGCGCAGGTGATCGACCTGACGAAGCGCGGCATCCGCTGA